Sequence from the Rutidosis leptorrhynchoides isolate AG116_Rl617_1_P2 chromosome 3, CSIRO_AGI_Rlap_v1, whole genome shotgun sequence genome:
atagtaatagaccacaagatttcagtttctataaatatccgtacactagcaagtgtataaaagtattctataagttgtaggcacccggtaacaagctttaacgttaatgttttaccctctgaagtacaccaaatcaggtgtgtttaaaataacctcgaagtactaaagcatcccatagtcaggatggggtttgtcagacccaatagatctatctttaggattcgcgcctaccgtacatagacaagtagtttaatgttaccaagctaagggtatatttcttgtttaaacccacatagaattagttttagtacttgtgcctatttcgtaaaacatttataaatcagcgcatgtattctcagcccaaaaatatatataaaaagggagcaaatgaaactcacaatactgtatttcgtagcaattatgtatatgacggcactgaacaagtgcagtgtttgtctcggattcacgaacctatattaagtatatatatttatatgttggtcaatatctgtctaacaatttaggtcaagtcgtagtgtatcacaatcctaatgctcgagactgacatgcaaaagtcaacaaaagtcaacttgacccaaaatgacttccaaaatctatacatgtttattatataacttatatatagtagttttatatatttaaatatatttatcagatcttattatactaaataatacaagttatttattaataaataaaaatttatattaaaattcatatatgataaaaatatacttttatatatctcaaataataaaatttataaaattcacttaatatcataaaaatatagtggtatgtattattaatgtaattacattacgtgtggtaaaaatatctttgtacgcatatttatttgataaaataatattgattataataataatgataaaaataataaaatgatagtttcaataaaaatattaatttttagtaataaagataattttagtaataacatcaactgataacagttataataatcgttttaataataatattaaaattaatgataattcagttgaccatatcttttaatccgttcatcgaaaccacacgatttctaaatgaaaagttattaatttttttttcagattttcaacgacatgcatatcatataacatatctcagtagcatatgtatcaaattcgtgatttatcataaactatttaacgacgaaactaagcatacaaacatgcataatcatatatactcgagcactagtcagggatacactattaatatataaaagataagatatgaatgctcacatatcaatattgtgattcaatattgcaggaaagtacgtagacgcaacgaaaatgataaacgttaggttgacctcacgagcaataccctcgatcaatacccataaccttcatagctataacccataatttccttagctctatcccatttgaaaacttattttgaaatcgtctgaatataactccgtcatagtattttatgtatactaataatatcttgaaataatactaagtatatatatatatatatatatatatatacatatatatatatatatatatgtaattcgattgagagagtttagagaaatatattttcaagtttctatataataataataacctattgaattctatttataatagatttttgaattattaaagtgaattattaaagtatgaattattaaagtgaattattaaagtatgaattattaaagtgaattattaaagtatgaattattaaagtgaattattaaagtatgaattattaaagtgaattattaaagtatgaattattaaagtgaattattaaagtatgaattattaaagtgaattattaaagtatgaattattaaaataaaagtaaagtaaaggtaaagttaaagtatagtaaaagtataaaactatgtacgtataataagcgtataaaaatatatataatattaatttaaatcgttatatatatatatatatatatatatatatttaataaaataaaatataaatatcgttatctttatcatactggttaagtaatgagttgtaaaaaaaatagatttcttaaatcacagtggacctcataacataggcccgtaatcatatcataatgtatctgataattcaatcatttgatattatctcttaattctgtcgataaatatatcgaaacaaatatgtttatgtaaagtatcatatatctagtactttgttaacgtttttagttaatattatatattatatatacatatctatatacacataattgttcgtgaatcgtcgaacacggtcaaaggataattgattacatgaatgtagttccaaactttttgagattcaacattacaaattctgcttatcgtgtcagaaacatataaaggttaagtttaaatttggtcggaaatttccgggtcgtcacagtagaaGTGGTTGTAAATGCTTCAGGTTATTTTGATACAACAGTAGGTATTGATGAACCGATTCAGAGGAAGATGAAGGATGGCGAGGGTTCAAATGGTGGTGTTAATGTGAAAGTTACAGGTAAAAACAAGTATGGGGTTGATGGAATTTTGGGTTCTCCATATTCGGTTCAAGAAGTCGAGATCGATAACGCTCTTAGTGATGTAGGTTTTGGTCCAAAGAGTAAAAAAGGGAGATTTGAGGAGGTTAAGACACCAACGGTGTGTAACGCATCTACTAACGCTATTCTCGATAACTTGGCTAACGTTGCTACCAGTAATAATGCGGGTTGTAAGTTTTGCATTTGTGCGGATCCGAATTGTAAAGGTTTTTGTAGGGGATGGCATGTGCATTCTAGCAAATTTCGAGGAGGAGAAGCGAAAAAGATCGGTCTCAAAAATGGTCTCAAGATGAGAGGCAAGGCAAAGAAGAAATATGATAGAAATGGTGCATTGGGTTTGAAGGATTATAGTGATGATGAAGAGGGGAGGATTGATCTTTTAAAAGATAAAAATGCCATGATTTCTCAAAAGGATGGATCTTGCAAGTGGACTCGCATTGGTTTGGGGACGGGATGTGTATGAGAGAAAGGCGGGTTTTCTATCAATTTAGGAATGGTTGTTTGGAATCTCCGGGGAGCCGCACTGACGGAGGGATAGGTATCGAATCGACCTTTACGTTCAAGGCCCATGTGGATGGCGGTGGCGACAACAACATTAGTCTTTAAGTGTTTATGTATTGTTGCATTCTTATATAGTTATATGTAGGTGATGGTTTCGTTCCTTTGATTGATTGTTAGCGTTAGGTGTTTGTAAGGTGTTCGGCGAGACTCAAGTTAGTTAGCGTTAGGTTGATATCTTTATTTGGTCTCGTTTACTGTTTTCGAACCTGCAGGTgagttttttttttgtatttttgtttcttGTCTCTTTTTGAGATTAAGATTTGGTATATAAGTTTtcttttttttgccaaaaaaaaaaaatttaaaaaaaaaaaaacaacctcttttatttttaaaaaaacacaTGTATTGTTGTTGTTTATAAATGATTATTTAGTATTTTTCACGTTTTCGTCCACACTCATTAAACTATATGCATTGAATTTTCTAATATCGTTAGTTCAGGAATCAACTaaccttttttatttaaaaaacttATGTATTATTGTTCTCATAATTAATTATTTAGTAGGTTTTACGTTGCCGTCTAACAGACCGACTTATAAcaataatagataaataaatatacgTTTTACTTGGTCTAAAACTCTAAATCTATTGGACGTAGAATATCCTAGACAATACTTGATGCCCAAGTTTATGAGGGGTGTTTTTGGAATTTTGTTCATCAAACGTGGCGGTGTAGCAGAACAATCAACCTTTACCGTTAGATCAAACGGCAATCCAACGGGTTCAAACGAAAAGCCCTATGTGCTTGTAAATAAAATTGTGCTATATAACCCACCCTTTACTCCATTTCCCTTTCATGTTCTGCAGCTTAATTTTCTCAGTTTCATCATCCTTATCGTTGAAATTCAAGGTAAATTGATCCTTCATTTTTTTGTATTTcgtagtttaatctttgatttgctAGTTTGTTTTGATGCTGTGACGCTGTGTggtagttatatatttttaatttatggaTCAAAAGTTTAGTTTATGTTTAGATATTTTGCTGATCTTAGCTATGTGTGTCTACAAGCGAAACTATATGATCATTTTTATGCTTGAATGTTTTATTATCGAGTTGTCTGAAGGTGGTTTTCACAATTACTGTTACTgaagttattattatgatcatgattCATAAGTAACTGTGTTAAACAATTTAATGGATGGCTTTTtagtgtattatcattattaattttacgaataatttatttaaattatgaTAAATTATGGtatgattttaatttaattttttgtaGATGGACTTGTTAAGACATTTGAAGTTTTGACACATGTTGAATTAATCTGTTGACCTGTGTCATTTTACCTAAAACTTTGAAGTTATCACAAATTGACCCATTTACAACTCAAATTCACCATGTTAGCAGACTACTAGAATTTTAAATGGTAGTTTGATATTGTTGTATTTAAGATCCGGATCATTTTCCAGTTTTATTTACCTTCATACTGTTCTATTTAAATAACTTGGAGACATCAACTATAACCTGAGCTTTTTTACCAAAAAGCGTATAATTGATTCATGGATAATAAATAGCTCGTAAATGAGCCTAGCTACTCCGTAGTAATAAATTGTTAAGGTTCCTTAGTAATGTGAATCAATAATCTTACTTGTTCATGTGATACATAAAGTGATTTGTATTTTTTTGTAGTTTTAGCAAGCAGCTCAGTTTCATCATGGGGAAGGAAAAGGTTCACATTAACATTGTTGTGATTGGTCATGTTGACTCTGGAAAGTCAACTACTACCGGGCACTTGATCTACAAGCTTGGAGGTATCGACAAGCGTGTGATTGAGAGGTTTGAGAAAGAAGCTGCTGAAATGAACAAGCGTTCTTTTAAGTACGCTTGGGTGCTGGACAAACTTAAGGCTGAGCGTGAACGTGGAATAACGATCGATATCGCTTTGTGGAAATTTGAGACCAACAAGTACTATTGCACTGTCATTGATGCTCCGGGACATCGTGATTTCATTAAAAACATGATTACTGGAACTTCTCAAGCAGATTGTGCTGTCCTTATTATTGATTCGACTACTGGTGGTTTTGAAGCTGGAATTTCGAAAGATGGGCAGACTCGTGAACATGCTTTGCTTGCGTTTACTCTTGGTGTCAGACAAATGATCTGTTGCTGCAACAAAGTATGAAATTACTCAATTTTGTATTACTGCATTTAATTTACAGATTAAGAATATATAGACAGGGTGGCAATTTGGGTCCATTCAGTTTGGCGGGTTAAAAGTACCCAACCCGACCGTGACCCAATGAACAGTTTGAAATTAGACATGACCTGTTTGTCTGTAGCCAAATTTGTTCCAGTTGGCTTTAAATGTTGACATTAAACTGGTTGATTTCATGTCCAAACGAGTAAAATTTGCCTGTAAGGATGGTATATGTTAATTATTTACTACATAACTTTTAAAACTTATTTTGGTTTCACGGGTCGACCTGTTTACCCAAGCCGACCCGAAAGTGTGTATTGGGTTGACATGTTGAGAATCCAGCACTGAACCCTTTAATTTTGCAACAGTTTTTGGGTAtttttaacttcttatattataatattattatgtgTTTTTGTAGATGGATGCTACTACACCGAAATACTCGAAGTCTAGGTACGATGAAATCGTAAAGGAAGTGTCATCATACCTAAAGAAGGTTGGATACAACCCTGAAAAAATCCCATTTGTTCCAATCTCGGGTTTCGAGGGGGACAACATGATCGAAAGGTCAACCAATCTTGACTGGTACAAAGGCCCAACTCTTCTAGAAGCACTGGACAACGTGAGTGAACCAAAGAGACCATCAGACAAGCCTTTACGTCTCCCACTACAAGACGTTTACAAGATCGGCGGAATCGGAACCGTTCCAGTCGGTCGTGTTGAAACTGGTGTTATCAAACCCGGTATGGTCGTCACTTTCGGCCCAACCGGTCTAACCACCGAAGTCAAATCAGTCGAAATGCATCACGAAGCACTACAGGAAGCATTACCTGGAGACAACGTTGGGTTCAACGTGAAAAACGTTGCTGTGAAGGATCTTAAACGTGGTTACGTTGCTTCAAACTCGAAAGATGACCCGGCTAAGGGTGCGGCTAGCTTTACTTCACAAGTCATTATCATGAACCACCCGGGTCAAATTGGGAATGGGTATGCACCAGTGCTTGATTGTCACACCTCTCATATTGCGGTTAAGTTTGCTGAACTGCAGACCAAGATTGATCGAAGGTCGGGTAAGGAACTTGAGAAGGAACCTAAGTTTCTTAAAAATGGTGATGCTGGGATTGTTAAGATGGTTCCAACTAAACCAATGGTTGTTGAGACATTTTCTGAGTATCCTCCGTTGGGTCGGTTTGCGGTTAGGGATATGAGACAAACTGTTGCTGTTGGTGTGATTAAGAGTGTTGATAAAAAGGACCCAACTGGTGCTAAGATCACCAAGGCTGCAGCCAAGAAGAAATGAACCGATGCTGTTACGAGACATGAAGTCGGGTTGAACCTTTTTATCGTGTTATTATTAAAATGTCGTTTTATGTTTTGTTATTTTGTGTGTTGTCGTCCTTGTTGCCATCTTTTAACGCTGTTCTTAGGACTGGTGGTTCTGTTGCGCTTTCGAGTTCATACTTGGGTGCTTGACAGACGGTGGCATGAATTATCGTATTTGTTTTCGTTGTGATCGAGTGTTTATTTCTGCAATTAAAGAATAAATTTGTTGATGGTTGAATATTTACGGCACTTTCATTGTGATCTGAATTTATATATCTGTTGGTAGTTAAATTATTATGCAAAGTATCATCTAAACTTGGACATGAGCGAAGTaggatcctttttttttttttgtatctcATCGACGATATTCTTTGGTGAATGTGTGGTTTGTACCAAATTGCTAAGATAGTCGCAAATTAATCTTTGCTCAAGTTGCAGAAAGAAAGATATGATATACACAATTTAATCGAGTTGTTTTCGATCCTTAATTTTGAGATATGTTAAGAAGAGAGAGTTACTAATGGATGTCCTTTTCATTGAGAAGATATAGTAAGGAAAAATATACGCTTTTCACTAAATGCTATCTATAAACCTAGTACGGTTATTTACATTTACACTTCATTACAATTTACAAAAATATTTAAGTGCTCCAAAATTAACTGACAATTATATGTAGTAagaaaattttttttatttcggaGCAAGTTAAAAGAGACGTTATAGTTGAGGTACTACTTTTGTAGTTTTTGACTTTTCTTATGTTTACCCGAAACTCGACTCAACCCGGCCCATCAGAAAACAGCCATTAGATCGACTTAAAAActggatataaatataaatataaatataaatataaatatgaataaaaaaatacaaatacaaATCAAAACCCCCAAATTCGACAGTTTTCTCGATTTCACTAACCCTAGGTACGTTTAATTTTTGTTTCCTCTTTCACTGATAAGCTATATAATCTCGTGTAACCATGTAAACTGAACGAACGTTTTCGATTCATATTGTTGTCCATGCTTTTATTTTTCTTAGGTTGTTGATTAGTTTGTGTAATTTTAATTATCCATCATTGATTATTTATGTATATGTTTTGTTTGTAAATTTTGATATTTTGGGTTTCTTTTTTCAGTGTGTGAAAGACTAAGTGCAGACTGATTGAAACTCCTACACCTGGTCCAGCTTATGCACCTGGTGTCACCCCTGTTGGTGGTATTGAACTTGCTACCCCAACTCAAGGAGCTAAAAACCGTGGTGCCATCACAACGCGAGAGCAGTATAATTTGTTAAGATTGGAGAAAGATATTGAAAACAGAAATCAACAGTGAACAGATGAAGATTTAGACTTGGAACCAACAACATCTTACATTCCAGTCAGAACTCTATTGGGAATACCGTTGTATGCGCTTCAGAAAGAAAATAGAGGTCAACAGTTTGATGATCAAAAATAGATGCCACGTGGCTTGTATTAGTCTAGATATCTCGATAGTACAAGTTGTTATAACAACCTACAAGTTGTTATAACAACCTCTGACATATTTGTTATATGTCCCTTGTATCACTCTATATATACCCATCCTCACAATTATATACAACAATACAAATCATAATCACAATTCTCTCTACAATTCTCTTTGATTATTAGCTTGCCATTTATGAATCCGGGGGATTACCAATACTATGGTGctctttctgaaatgtcccgttcttattgattaaaaacgttccatattaattgatttcgttgcgaggttttgacctctatatgagacgtttttcaaagactgcattcagtttaaaacaaaccataacctttatttcatcaataaagttttaaaaagctttacgtagattatcaaataatgataatctaaaatatcctgtttacacacgaccattacataatggtttacaatacaaatatgttacaacaaaataagtttcttgaatgcagtttttacacaatatcatacaagcatggactccaaatctcgtccttatttaagtatgcgacagcggaagctcttaataatcacctgagaataaacatgcttaaaacttcaacaaaaatgttggtgagttataggtttaacctatatacatcaaatcataataatagaccacaagatttcatatttcaatacacatcccatacatagagataaaaatcattcatatggtgaacacctggtaaccgacattaacaagatgcatatataagaatatccccatcattccgggacacccttcggatatgatataaatttcgaagtactaaagcatccggtactttggatggggtttgttaggcccaatagatctatctttaggattcgcgtcaattagggtgtctgttccctaattcttagattaccagacttaataaaaaggggcatattcgatttcgataattcaaccatagaatgtagtttcacgtacttgtgtctattttgtaaatcatttataaaacctgcatgtattctcatctcaaaaatattagattttaaaagtgggactataactcactttcacggatttttacttcgtcgggaagtaaaacttggccactggttgattcacgaacctataacaatatatacatatatatcaaagtatgttcaaaatatatttacaacacttttaatatattttgatgttttaagtttattaagtcagctgtcctcgttagtaacctacaactagttgtccacagttagatgtacagaaataaatcgataaatattatcttgaatcaatccacgacccagtgtatacgtatctcagtattgatcacaacttaaactatatatattttggaatcaacctcaaccctgtatagctaactccaacattcacatatagagtgtctatggttgttccgaaatatatatagatgtgtcgacatgataggtcgaaacattgtatacgtgtctatggtatctcaagattacataatatacaatacaagttgattaagttatggttggaatagatttgttaccaattttcacgtagctaaaatgagaaaaattatccaatcttgttttactcataacttcttcattttaaatccttcttgagtgaatcaaattgctatggtttcatattgaactctattttatgaatctaaacagaaaaagtataggtttatagtcggaaaaataagttacaagtcatttttgtaaaggtagtcatttcagtcgaaagaacgacgtctagatgaccattttagaaaacatacttccactttgagtttaaccataatttttggatatagtttcatgttcataataaaaatcattttctcagaataacaacttctaaatcaaagtttatcatagtttttaattaactaacccaaaacagcccgcggtgttactacgacggcgtaaatccggttttacggtgtttttcgtgtctccaggttttaaatcattaagttagcatatcatatagatatagaacatgtgtttagttgattttaaaattcaagttagaaggattaacttttgtttgcgaacaagtttagaattaactaaactatgttctagtgattacaagtttaaaccttcgaataagatagttttatatgtatgaatcgaatgatgttatgaacatcattacaaccttaagttccttggataaacctacttgaaaagagaaaaatggatctagcttcaacggatccttggatggctcgaagttcttgaagcagaatcatgacacgaaaacaagttcaagtaagatcatcacttgaaataagattgttatagttatagaaattgaaccaaagtttgaatatgattattaccttgtattagaatgataacctactgtaagaaacaaagatttcttgaggttggatgatcaccttacaagattggaagtgagctagcaaacttgaaagtattcttgattttatgtaactagaacttgtagagtgtatgaagaacacttagaacttgaagatagaacttgagagagatcaattagatgaagaaaattgaagaatgaaagtgtttgtaggtgtttttggtcgttggtgtatggattagatataaaggatatgtaattttgttttcatgtaaataagtcatgaatgattactcatatttttgtaattttatgagatatttcatgctagttgccaaatgatggttcctacatgtgttaggtgactcacatgggctgctaagagctgatcattggagtgtatataccaatagtacatacatctaaaagctgtgtattgtacgagtacgaatacgggtgcatacgagtagaattgttgatgaaactgaacgaggatgtaattgtaagcatttttgttaagtagaagtattttgataagtgtattgaagtctttcaaaagtgtataaatacatattaaaacactacgtgtatatacattttaactgagtcgttaagtcatcgttagtcgttacatgtaagtgttgttttgaaacctttaggttaacgatcttgttaaatgttattaacccaatgtttataatatcaaatgagattttaaattattatattatcatgatattatcatgtatgaatatctcttaatatgatatatatacattaaatgtctttacaacgataatcgttacatatatgtctcgtttaaaaatcattaagttagtagtcttgtttttacatatgtagttcattgttaatatacttaatgatatgtttacttatcatagtatcatgttaactatatatatatatatatatatatatatatatatatatatatatatatatatatatatatatatatatatatatatatatatatatatatatatatatccatatatatgtcatcatatagtttttacaagttttaacgttcgtgaatcaccggtcaacttgggtggtcaattgtctatatgaaacatatttcaattaatcaagtcttaacaagtttgattgcttaacatgttggaaacatttaatcatgtaaatatcaatctcaattaatatatataaacatggaaaagtttgggtcactacagtacctacccgttaaataaatttcgtcccgaaattttaagctgttgaaggtgttgacgaatcttctggaaatagatgcgggtatttcttcttcatctgatcttcacgctcccatgtgaactcgggtcctctacgagcattccatcaaaccttaacaattggtatcttgttttgcttaagtcttttaacctcacgatccattatttcgacgggttcttcgatgaattgaagtttttcgttgatttggatttcatctaacggaatagtgagatcttctttagcaaaacatttcttcaaattcgagacgtggaaagtgttatgtacagccgcgagttgttgaggtaactcaagtcggtaagctactggtccgacacgatcaataatcttgaatggtccaatataccttggatttaatttccctcgtttaccaaatcgaacaacgcctttccaaggtgcaactttaagcatgaccatctctccaatttcaaattctatatcttttcttttaatgccagcgtagctcttttgtcgactttgggcggttttcaaccgttgttgaatttggatgatcttctcggtagtttcttgtataatctccggacccgtaatctgtctatcccccacttcactccaacaaatcggagacctgcactttctaccataaagtgcttcaaacggcgccatctcaatgcttgaatggtagctgttgttgtaggaaaattctgctaacggtagatgtcgatcccaactgtttctgaaatcaataacacatgctcgtagcatgtcttcaagcatttgtatcgtccttttgctctgcccatcagtttgtggatgataggcagtactcatgtctagatgagttcctaatgcttgctgtaatgtctgccagaatcttgaaataaatctaccatccctatcagagataatagagattggtattccatgtctggagatgacttccttcaaatacagtcgtgctaacttctccatcttgtcatcttctcttattggcagg
This genomic interval carries:
- the LOC139899629 gene encoding elongation factor 1-alpha; amino-acid sequence: MGKEKVHINIVVIGHVDSGKSTTTGHLIYKLGGIDKRVIERFEKEAAEMNKRSFKYAWVLDKLKAERERGITIDIALWKFETNKYYCTVIDAPGHRDFIKNMITGTSQADCAVLIIDSTTGGFEAGISKDGQTREHALLAFTLGVRQMICCCNKMDATTPKYSKSRYDEIVKEVSSYLKKVGYNPEKIPFVPISGFEGDNMIERSTNLDWYKGPTLLEALDNVSEPKRPSDKPLRLPLQDVYKIGGIGTVPVGRVETGVIKPGMVVTFGPTGLTTEVKSVEMHHEALQEALPGDNVGFNVKNVAVKDLKRGYVASNSKDDPAKGAASFTSQVIIMNHPGQIGNGYAPVLDCHTSHIAVKFAELQTKIDRRSGKELEKEPKFLKNGDAGIVKMVPTKPMVVETFSEYPPLGRFAVRDMRQTVAVGVIKSVDKKDPTGAKITKAAAKKK